Genomic window (Tardiphaga sp. vice304):
CCATTGGGCTTGCCTTCGGTGAACGGCGAATTGGCGAACAGCGCCGTGGCGATCGGCTGCAGCGCGACCGAGACCCGCAGCTTCTTGACCATGTCGGCTTCCGAGGAGAAGTCGAGATTGGTCTGCACCGTGCAGGTCCGGTACATCATGTCGAGACCGTACTGGCCGACCTTCGGCATGTAGTTGGTCATGATCTTGTAGCGGCCCTTGGGCATCACCGGGATCTGCGCGCGCGACCATGACGGCGTCATGCCGAGGCCGAGAAAGCCGATGCCGAGCGGGGTGGCCACTTCGCGCACCTGCGCCAGATGCGCCATCAGCTCCGACTGCGTCTGGTGGATGGTCTCGACCGGCGCGCCGGACAGTTCGAACTGGCCGCCCGGCTCCAGCGAGATCGCGCCGCCGCCGGTCACGTCATACAGGCCGATGATGTGGTCGCCTTCCATGATCGGCTCCCAGCCGAGCAGCGACTTCATGCCGAGCAGCAGGGCCTCGATGCCGCGGGCGCCTTCGTAAGGTACCGGGTTGAGGCCCTCAAGCGTGAACGGCGTCTTCTCGTGCTCGGTGCCGATGCGGAATGCGGATGGCGGCTTCACGCCCTCCTCCAGCCACGCCACGAGTTCGTCGCGCGAATGTAGCGGCGTCATATCGATCTGGTCACGCGCCATGAAAAATCCGATTGAAGGGCGCTGCGATCCATCGCGCGCAGTGTCGGGGACGCCGGCGGACCAGAACGGTCGACGGCGCAGGAGGTAAAATCAGGTTCATCTGGTCGCGGCGTCTTTGGCGGTCGCGACCGGGATAGCCGGACTCTCATGGCACGCGCAACCGAGCCGGTCGAGCAGGCCGCATAATTTCGCGGCGTCCGCATCGGTCAGCTTGGAGCCGACATGTTTCTCGATCGCCGTGGAATAGGCGCAGGCCATCTTCTTGTGCAGTTCGCGGCCAACCTCGGTGATCTCCACGAACAGGCCGCGCTTGTCCATCTTGCATTCGCGCCGCACCGCCAGACCTTCATCGACCAGCCGGTCGATCAGCCGCGAGGTCGAATATTGCGGGATCAGCATCTGTTTTTCGAGCTCGACCGGGCGCATCTCTCCGGCAGGCGACCGCGCCAACTCCTGCAGGGCGTCGAACCACGCCAGCGCCGGATAGCCGGCGCGCTTGAGGTCCTGCTCGACGGCGTCCAGCACCCGGCTCTGGATTCGCATCAGGCGGATCCAGGCGGCGGTCGCCTCGAGCGAAGGTTTGCGTTTCATGGCGTCACGTCGTCCAAATCGAGCGGCACCCTAGCCACTGAATGCAGCTGCATCAATATTGACTATTCCATGCAGCTGCATTTAGTCACTTGGTTGGTCAAACCAATGATCCCAAGGGAGGAATTTCGATGAAGCTGTATTATTCGCCCGGTGCCTGTTCGCTGTCGCCGCATATCGCGCTGCTGGAAGCCGGCCTGCCCTACGATCTGATCAAGGTCGACCTCAAGGCCAAGAAGCTCGAAAATGGCGACGATTACCTGGCGATCAACCCCAAGGGCCAGGTCCCGGCACTCGGCCTCGACAGCGGCGAGCTGGTCACCGAGGGTCCGGTGATCGTGCAATATATCGCGGATCAGGCCACTGCCAAGAATCTCGCGCCGGCCATCGCCAGCGACGCCCGCCGCCATTTGCAGGAATGGCTCGGCTTCATCAATGGCGAGTTGCACAAGAACTTTTCACCGCTGTTCCAGCCGGTGTTCGACGACGAGGTGAAGGTTTTCTTCAAGACCCGCCTGACCGCCAAGTTCAAATATATCGACGGCGCGCTGGCGGGCAAAGACTACCTGCTTGGCAAGGATTTCAGCGTCGCCGACGGTTATCTGTTCGTGATGCTGAAATGGGCCGACCGGATGGGCCTCGACCTCACCGAATTCAAGAACCTCGCCGCCTACAAGGACCGCGTCGGCGCGCGCCCGAAGGTCATGGAAGCGATGACGAAGGAAGGCCTGATGAAGGCGGCGTGAGACTCTGATCTTCCCCTCCCCCCTTGTGGGGGAGGGTGCCTGAGCGAAGCGAAGGCGGGAGAGGGGGAGCCACGAACGCCACAGCTTGTGGCGCCCCCTATCCCGTCTCGAACGCACTTCGTGCGTTCGATCCACCCTCCCCCACAAGGGGGGAGGGGAAGCAAGAACGATCAAGCCGCGAGCTTCTTCGGCGGGAATCGACCGTAGAACGTCTCGCCTTTCGCCGCCATCTCGACCAGCAGCTTCGGCGGCGTGAAGCGCGAGCCGTATTTGGCTTCGAGCTTTTGGCACAATGCCACGAACTCCTTCGTTCCCATGAAGTCGATATAGCTCAGCGTGCCGCCGGTGAACGGCGCGAAGCCGAAGCCGAGGATCGAGCCGACATCGGCCTCCCGCGGATCGGTGATGACATGGTCCTCCACCGTGCGTGCGGCTTCTACCGCCTGCACCACCAGGAAGCGCTGCTTCAACTCCTCGATGTCGAGCGTGTCGGGATCGACCGAGGCCGGGATCAACTCACCAAGCCCCTGCCACAGACTCTTGGACCCCTTGCCCTTCGGCGGATACTCGTAGAAGCCCTTGCCGTTCTTGCGGCCGAAGCGCTCCTGCTTCTCGACCATCTCGACGATCAGCTTCTTCTGCGCCTGGTCGACCGCCTGCGAACCGAGATCCGCCTCGGTGGCCTTCATGATCTTCAAGACCAGATCGAGCGCGATCTCGTCGGACAGCGACAGCGGCCCGACCGGCATGCCGGCCATCTTGGCGGTGTTCTCGATCATCGCCGGCGGTACGCCTTCCATCAGCATTTCCAGGCCTTCGGCAGTGAAGCGCAGCACGCAGCGATTGGCGAAGAAGCCGCGGGAATCGTTCACCACGATCGGCGTCTTGCCGATCACGCGAACATAATCGAGTGCGGTGGCGAGCGCGACGTCGCCGGTGTTCTTGCCGACGATGATTTCCACCAGCATCATCTTCTCCACCGGCGAGAAGAAATGGATGCCGATGAACTTCGACTGGTCGGTGAATTCCTCGGCCAGCGAATTGATCGGCAGCGTCGAGGTGTTGGACGCGATGATCGCGCCTTCCTTCAATAGCGGCTGAACCTTCTTGTAGATCTCGGCCTTGACCGCGCGATCCTCGAACACCGCTTCGATGACGAGGTCGCACTCCCGAATAACGTCGAAATCAGCGGTCGCCGTGATCTTTGCCATCAAAGCCGCCTTGTCGGCCTCCTTGGCACGGCCCTTCGAGATCAGCGCGTCGATCGCCGCCTCGCAATGGCCGAGGCCCTTGTCGGCCGAGGCCTGGTCGCGGTCGATCAGCACCACGTCCATGCCGCCGCGCGCCGAGACGAAGCCGACGCTGGCGCCCATGAAGCCGGCGCCGATCACCGCGAGCTTCTTCACCTTGGTAGGCGGAATGTTCTGCGGGCGGCGGGCGCCCTTGGTCAGTT
Coding sequences:
- a CDS encoding MarR family winged helix-turn-helix transcriptional regulator translates to MKRKPSLEATAAWIRLMRIQSRVLDAVEQDLKRAGYPALAWFDALQELARSPAGEMRPVELEKQMLIPQYSTSRLIDRLVDEGLAVRRECKMDKRGLFVEITEVGRELHKKMACAYSTAIEKHVGSKLTDADAAKLCGLLDRLGCACHESPAIPVATAKDAATR
- the gstA gene encoding glutathione transferase GstA → MKLYYSPGACSLSPHIALLEAGLPYDLIKVDLKAKKLENGDDYLAINPKGQVPALGLDSGELVTEGPVIVQYIADQATAKNLAPAIASDARRHLQEWLGFINGELHKNFSPLFQPVFDDEVKVFFKTRLTAKFKYIDGALAGKDYLLGKDFSVADGYLFVMLKWADRMGLDLTEFKNLAAYKDRVGARPKVMEAMTKEGLMKAA
- a CDS encoding 3-hydroxyacyl-CoA dehydrogenase NAD-binding domain-containing protein; the encoded protein is MSYANFKIETDADGIALVTWDIPGRSMNVLDVTTITELGAIVDATTADAGVKGVVITSGKEAFSAGADLSMLEGMGRLFAETKQTKGEEAAQQMLFDESRKLSLTLRKIETSGKPWVAAINGLALGGAFEVTLACHYRVAAENPKTRLGLPEIKVGLFPGGGGTQRIARLLQPQDTMQMLLKGEALNLAKAKAMKLVDAVVPAGEMISVAKEWIKAGGKAVAPWDEKGFKLPGGPVYSKQGMQMFPAGNAIYRRETFDNYPAARAVMQCVYEGLQLPMDAALRVESRYFAKILQSKEAAAMIRSLFVSMQELTKGARRPQNIPPTKVKKLAVIGAGFMGASVGFVSARGGMDVVLIDRDQASADKGLGHCEAAIDALISKGRAKEADKAALMAKITATADFDVIRECDLVIEAVFEDRAVKAEIYKKVQPLLKEGAIIASNTSTLPINSLAEEFTDQSKFIGIHFFSPVEKMMLVEIIVGKNTGDVALATALDYVRVIGKTPIVVNDSRGFFANRCVLRFTAEGLEMLMEGVPPAMIENTAKMAGMPVGPLSLSDEIALDLVLKIMKATEADLGSQAVDQAQKKLIVEMVEKQERFGRKNGKGFYEYPPKGKGSKSLWQGLGELIPASVDPDTLDIEELKQRFLVVQAVEAARTVEDHVITDPREADVGSILGFGFAPFTGGTLSYIDFMGTKEFVALCQKLEAKYGSRFTPPKLLVEMAAKGETFYGRFPPKKLAA